In Heliomicrobium undosum, the following are encoded in one genomic region:
- a CDS encoding DUF1540 domain-containing protein — protein MGRPDVVCEVSTCNHWLPGKICGAANIDILNEQGDMPKESEGTKCKTFSKRGLGTMVASLDNTNWGGVLQEAFVPGKQAVPTITCTVQNCNFWDAGNRCNATGIYVTGGGANTDVETDCHTFVQRGADR, from the coding sequence ATGGGAAGACCGGATGTGGTCTGTGAGGTGTCGACTTGCAACCATTGGTTGCCGGGCAAGATCTGCGGCGCCGCCAATATCGACATTTTAAATGAACAGGGCGATATGCCAAAAGAATCGGAAGGAACGAAATGCAAGACCTTCAGCAAGCGCGGGCTGGGAACGATGGTTGCCTCTCTGGACAATACGAACTGGGGCGGTGTGCTCCAAGAGGCCTTCGTGCCAGGCAAACAGGCCGTGCCGACGATCACCTGCACCGTTCAAAACTGCAATTTCTGGGACGCCGGGAACCGTTGCAACGCTACGGGGATTTACGTAACCGGCGGAGGGGCCAACACCGACGTAGAGACGGACTGCCACACCTTTGTCCAACGGGGAGCGGACCGGTAA